In one Brassica oleracea var. oleracea cultivar TO1000 chromosome C9, BOL, whole genome shotgun sequence genomic region, the following are encoded:
- the LOC106314815 gene encoding uncharacterized protein LOC106314815, whose amino-acid sequence MPRTLNHTHVRLIPKSTEAKTVADYRPIALCNVYYKIISKLLANRLKQVLPDLISENQSAFVQKRAITDNILISHEVLHFLKTSQATKHCSMAVKTDMSKAYDRLKWDFIEAVLLQLGFNPTWTNLIMQCIRTVSYSFLINGSAQGLVKPKRGIRQGDPLSPYIFIMCSEVLSGLCRKAQEEKCLQGIRVATHCPSINHLLFADDTLFFCRTNPKNVSALLKILSLYETASGQRINPQKSGITFSHQAPLMLKENIKTELGIEKEEGAGKYLGVPEHFGRKKRDLFTAIVDRIRQRAVRYATRYLSSVGKMTLLKSAGDRGMALVAWNTMVKSKSDGGLGFRDIQSFNDALLAKISLRILTSPSCLLARVLAGKYFHDQDFLTVQPPAACSHGWRGILIGRDLLKEHLGWAIGDGQSALAWQDSWLSDLSGASMGPIPELESSLKVAELLQAQSRDWDEGKINHHFPLIYESIKSIKPSKWGGADKRIWRKQASGIYTAKTGYYVALEKNKPDIPVAQEYSHDCIKDLWSVKMAPKLKLPLWKILHEALPVGELLVARQILPSAKCIRCECPESILHLFYHCPYAQKVWKLAPYAGDLDALQVPSFEMGWRRALNAAVLPPIGLSDCHLAPWIIASIWSTRNLLVFQKREFTA is encoded by the exons ATGCCGAGAACTTTAAACCACACTCATGTCAGATTGATTCCGAAAAGCACTGAGGCAAAAACAGTTGCAGATTATAGACCAATTGCACTTTGCAATGTCTACTACAAGATAATCTCTAAACTGCTTGCCAATAGGCTTAAACAAGTCCTTCCAGACCTGATCTCGGAAAATCAATCTGCCTTTGTCCAAAAGAGAGCTATCACTGACAACATCCTCATCTCCCATGAGGTCCTGCACTTTCTCAAAACTTCCCAAGCAACCAAACACTGCTCAATGGCCGTCAAAACAGATATGAGTAAGGCATATGACCGTCTCAAATGGGATTTTATTGAAGCTGTCCTCTTACAACTCGGCTTCAACCCTACTTGGACCAATCTGATAATGCAATGCATAAGAACCGTTTCCTATTCCTTTCTCATCAACGGGTCGGCTCAGGGACTAGTCAAACCGAAAAGAGGCATTAGACAGGGAGATCCCCTCTCACCTTACATCTTCATCATGTGCAGTGAAGTTTTGTCAGGACTCTGTCGAAAGGCGCAAGAAGAGAAATGTCTGCAAGGCATTCGGGTAGCTACACACTGCCCCAGCATAAATCATCTTTTATTCGCAGACGATACTCTATTCTTCTGTAGAACCAACCCAAAAAACGTCTCAGCCCTCCTAAAGATCCTCTCACTATATGAGACAGCCTCAGGACAACGAATCAATCCACAAAAGTCAGGTATAACCTTCTCTCACCAAGCTCCCCTAATGCTCAAAGAAAATATTAAAACAGAGCTGGGAATTGAGAAAGAGGAAGGGGCAGGGAAGTATCTTGGTGTGCCTGAACATTTTGGCCGGAAAAAACGAGACCTGTTTACTGCCATTGTGGACAGAATCCGACAAAGGGCGGTTAGATACGCTACAAGATATTTATCTTCTGTGGGCAAGATGACTCTCCTAAAGTCT GCAGGAGATCGCGGTATGGCTCTAGTAGCATGGAACACAATGGTGAAATCTAAAAGCGATGGAGGCTTGGGATTTCGTGACATACAAAGCTTCAATGATGCCCTCCTGGCCAAAATTAGCTTGCGCATTCTGACCTCGCCCTCATGTCTTCTGGCTCGGGTACTTGCTGGGAAATACTTTCATGACCAAGACTTCCTCACCGTACAACCCCCAGCAGCATGTTCCCATGGCTGGAGGGGGATATTAATAGGACGAGATCTGCTTAAAGAACATCTGGGTTGGGCCATTGGTGATGGCCAGAGTGCACTAGCGTGGCAAGACTCCTGGTTATCTGATCTCTCCGGCGCCTCAATGGGACCTATACCTGAACTCGAGTCAAGTTTGAAAGTTGCTGAACTACTCCAAGCACAGTCACGAGATTGGGATGAAGGGAAAATTAATCACCACTTCCCTCTTATCTATGAATCTATCAAGTCTATCAAACCGAGCAAATGGGGAGGTGCTGATAAACGAATCTGGCGCAAGCAAGCTTCAGGAATCTACACTGCTAAAACTGGATACTATGTTGCGCTAGAGAAAAACAAACCAGACATCCCAGTAGCCCAAGAGTACTCTCATGATTGTATTAAAGATTTGTGGAGCGTTAAGATGGCACCTAAACTGAAGCTACCCTTATGGAAAATCCTACATGAAGCCCTCCCTGTTGGAGAACTCCTGGTTGCAAGACAAATCCTTCCTAGTGCTAAATGTATCAGGTGTGAGTGTCCTGAATCAATTTTACACCTATTCTACCATTGCCCCTATGCACAGAAGGTATGGAAATTGGCACCTTATGCAGGAGACCTCGATGCTTTACAAGTACCCTCCTTTGAGATGGGTTGGAGAAGGGCTTTGAATGCTGCTGTCCTCCCTCCTATTGGCCTTAGTGATTGCCATCTTGCTCCATGGATCATCGCTTCTATCTGGTCTACAAGGAATCTCCTCGTGTTTCAAAAACGAGAATTCACAGCTTAG